A single region of the Drosophila miranda strain MSH22 chromosome 2, D.miranda_PacBio2.1, whole genome shotgun sequence genome encodes:
- the LOC108153948 gene encoding putative uncharacterized protein DDB_G0277255: MEETAAGPATKKSGTTLSVDRAAFLLLRVRKAFKKKRQQRKERQAQQSSAAAGGSAGGVGSGGGGSGSQSRTGSRKLPPPLLRSRTLPAIIVPGLPVVSLHTDKQTFQLEERLLGSKSRSGSASGHRWSLLTRAGHSGGGGGVVAAGGGGTGNPGNTTSATSSSNNNNNTHLVNNNNTLMVKSLNLPKDDSNLVYRRKSSGSTPHHHQTTHSTLQQQQQQQQQQQQQQQHQVQHLGDSSLFQLSDDFECHADGSLLLRIPAPHVVAARAYRLAARKRAAASSEATTPLAREHTLHELPLAEASAASGSGSGSGSGTTFTRLAKLLHQSSGFSGRSNLRPPPGDTTSVSLGLGLGLGEDAPRRLSWERRKDSSALQRSASIDSFAEIVFSDLPRPSLAVTAPGGGGGSPSPFSKRPSASSLYSTSSSGTTFGAQAQAQLNVNYGDLGIGSGAGSATGSSGGHLHHQHHPGNGSSSASSSRRESMLSPSSTRRSKLTRIINGECCDRERGMGFLLSYKCSTGNACHIGREVAVVLVISGSSDPCGGLFISLQPPD; the protein is encoded by the exons ATGGAGGAGACTGCAGCAGGACCTGCGACGAAGAAGAGTGGCACCACACTATCCGTGGATCGGGCCGCGTTCCTCCTCCTGCGCGTCCGGAAGGCGTTCAAGAAGAAGCGACAGCAGCGAAAAGAGCGACA GGCCCAGCAGAGCAGCGCCGCTGCGGGTGGCAGTGCGGGTGGCGTTGGCAGCGGAGGCGGCGGCTCTGGGTCGCAATCACGGACGGGCAGCCGCAAGCTGCCGCCGCCATTGTTAAGGTCGCGCACCCTGCCCGCCATCATTGTGCCAGGACTTCCGGTCGTCTCGCTGCACACGGATAAGCAAACATTTCAATTGG AGGAGCGACTGTTGGGCAGCAAGAGCCGAAGTGGCAGCGCCAGTGGCCATCGCTGGTCACTGCTCACCCGTGCCGGACAcagcggtggtggtggtggtgttgttgctgctggtggtggtggcacCGGCAATCCTGGCAACACCACCAGTGccacaagcagcagcaacaacaacaacaacactcATCtggtcaacaacaacaacacactgATGGTCAAGTCATTGAATTTGCCAAAGGATGATAGCAATCTGGTGTATCGTCGCAAGTCCTCGGGCAGCACACCGCACCACCACCAGACCACGCACTCCAcactgcagcaacagcagcaacagcaacagcaacagcagcagcagcaacagcatcagGTGCAACATTTGGGGGACAGTTCGTTGTTCCAGCTGTCGGATGATTTTGAGTGTCATGCGGATGGCTCTCTGCTGCTCAG GATCCCGGCCCCACATGTGGTGGCAGCGCGTGCCTATCGTCTGGCAGCCAGAAAGCGTGCCGCAGCCAGCTCGGAGGCCACCACACCGCTGGCCAGAGAGCACACCCTCCACGAACTACCGCTGGCCGAGGCATCGGCAGcatctggctctggctctggctccggtTCGGGCACGACCTTCACTCGCCTGGCTAAACTGCTGCATCAATCAAGTGGCTTCTCCGGCAGATCCAATCTGCGGCCGCCGCCCGGTGACACCACGTCTGTGAGTCTGGGACtcggtctgggtctgggcgAGGATGCGCCCCGTCGTCTGTCCTGGGAGAG ACGCAAGGACAGCAGTGCACTCCAGCGCTCGGCCAGCATCGACTCCTTTGCCGAGATTGTGTTTAGTGACCTGCCGCGCCCCTCGCTGGCCGTCACGGCGCcaggtggtggtggtggttcCCCCTCGCCGTTCAGCAAGCGGCCCTCGGCCAGCAGTCTCTACTCGACATCCTCCTCCGGCACCACATTCGGCGCCCAGGCGCAGGCCCAGCTGAATGTCAATTACGGCGACCTGGGCATCGGCTCTGGAGCTGGCTCCGCGACGGGGTCGAGTGGCGGCCAcctccaccaccagcaccatccAGGAAACGGGAGCAGCagtgccagcagcagccggcgGGAGAGCATGCTGAGTCCATCCTCCACCAGACGCTCCAAGCTGACCAGAATTATAAACGGTGAGTGCTGTGACAGGGAAAGGGGCATGGGATTCCTACTTAGTTACAAATGCAGCACGGGCAATGCGTGCCATATTGGTAGGGAAGTGGCAGTGGTCCTCGTCATCAGTGGCTCATCGGATCCGTGCGGCGGTTTATTTATTTCGCTGCAGCCACCTGATTGA